The following proteins are encoded in a genomic region of Ostrea edulis chromosome 7, xbOstEdul1.1, whole genome shotgun sequence:
- the LOC125654335 gene encoding MAM domain-containing protein 2-like, whose product MRLGILFMWLFSAFSRTKQCENFRYTKDVPPASSFQVISNVSAASLEYLYAMCTADCFSHIECNAIDVCGTFCRLIRGWDSIYTEGNTSEQCQRYQVECGQGEFYDRVSKTCVSHDYCDFESDSEPSCFLAEDNTDDGDWIRNQGATPTSSTGPSIAKFGSYYKYVDTATLNTDNEVTLVSTKTFTARPHCLTLYYHMFGAHTGNLSVLVTNGTSPGETKWTVSGENQDIWKQVVGIDLDLDPQTQILITARKDNGTMGDIAVDFIELWPYRC is encoded by the exons ATGAGGTTGGGAATACTTTTCATGTGGCTTTTTTCTGCATTTTCAAGAACGAAGCAATGCGAAAATTTCCGGTACACGAAGGACGTGCCTCCGGCGAGTTCCTTCCAGGTAATTTCTAACGTTTCCGCCGCTTCTCTAGAGTATCTTTATGCGATGTGTACGGCAGACTGTTTCTCCCACATCGAGTGCAATGCTATCGATGTCTGTGGGACGTTCTGTCGGCTGATTCGGGGGTGGGATTCCATTTACACGGAGGGAAACACTTCGGAGCAGTGCCAGCGGTACCAAGTC GAATGTGGTCAAGGGGAATTTTACGACCGTGTATCAAAGACATGCGTTTCGCACG aTTACTGCGACTTTGAATCAGATTCGGAGCCATCCTGCTTTTTGGCTGAGGACAACACCGACGATGGTGATTGGATAAGAAACCAG gGTGCCACGCCCACATCGTCCACGGGTCCCAGCATAGCCAAATTCGGCAGTTACTACAAGTACGTGGATACCGCTACCCTGAACACGGACAATGAAGTAACTCTAGTTAGCACAAAGACTTTCACCG CAAGGCCCCACTGCCTGACGCTGTACTACCACATGTTTGGGGCTCATACGGGGAACTTGTCAGTTCTAGTAACCAACGGAACATCCCCTGGGGAAACCAAGTGGACCGTCTCAGGTGAAAATCAGGACATCTGGAAACAGGTGGTCGgcattgaccttgacctggatcCGCAAACGCAG ATACTGATCACAGCCAGGAAAGACAATGGCACTATGGGCGATATAGCTGTAGACTTTATCGAGTTGTGGCCATATCGATGTTGA
- the LOC125655702 gene encoding uncharacterized protein LOC125655702 yields the protein MMRSFLCILFIFTGFSRIFEVEIVLAADTAFSIDTNLTTSGWHTNEEKKQVTTDCSDTLVSTEGSITSPGFDEALPPGFHCDWLVILPEGSSVRLNFSSFDLPLAASGHCKDGFLLLGTFSSNGNRKSELGPVCGTEAPREISLPWDKFWVSLYWGISGTRQGLHDYKGFSLSFSQVLQTDHEPDSSSDIEPGWYSLIVIAGPLLFVVPLYLCLRRRRSIPLYCSDQDTSETVVRRFRKKHRPYYNPDVQRSGIINRTVCRSITDVNDVTNITKHSYYGGSGDYENVKKHRRHRDDFHYFKNMYVSRSSFPSTDGSLDSPVFLEESGNTTQTHLPMNTTGKYLTLPVQSTRKSRTSYLSILPDFESTLDHGKIQSKESLNVKSPQSPSLACVDQVSGRRSVYQVSGRRSVYFQDQLIRKRPMIQGQLTHKRPVSQDQMTHNRPVSRDQMTHKRPVSQDQMTHKHPVIPIITITSASLRRKQRLSTVRKSEDSNSPLMDVNTGQRFRGSFKPPNHVKAWQSVDDASDESDCFSEPVMNSSQTTEFHTAKSSQDQHFGFSSASILQYRESSENELKSSVSNESTPRYHQTGSSESSAVDAGAPRQTEASAEIEYISETKYPDYGVRKKFTKFCET from the exons ATGATGAGAAGttttttgtgtattttgttcatatttacaGGCTTTTCACGG ATTTTTGAGGTGGAAATTGTGTTAGCTGCAGATACTGCCTTTTCTATTGATACAAATCTGACCACCAGTGGATGGCATACTAATGAGGAGAAAAAGCAGG TCACTACAGATTGTAGCGATACGCTCGTCTCCACCGAGGGCTCCATCACGTCTCCAGGATTTGATGAAGCTCTTCCTCCTGGGTTCCATTGTGATTGGTTGGTCATACTTCCAGAGGGCTCGTCAGTCAGGCTGAATTTCTCGAGTTTTGACTTACCCCTGGCAGCCAGTGGTCATTGTAAGGATGGATTCCTGCTGCTCGGAACCTTCAGTTCTAATG GCAACAGGAAGAGTGAGCTGGGTCCTGTGTGTGGGACAGAGGCCCCAAGGGAGATTTCTCTCCCCTGGGATAAGTTTTGGGTATCGCTGTATTGGGGAATATCAGGAACGAGACAAGGGTTGCATGACTACAAAGGATTTAGTCTCAGCTTTTCACAAGTGTTACAAACGGACCATGAACctg ATAGTTCCTCGGATATAGAGCCGGGCTGGTACAGTCTGATTGTTATAGCTGGACCATTGCTGTTTGTGGTACCACTGTATTTGTGttt AAGGCGGCGACGATCGATTCCACTATACTGCAGTGACCAGGACACATCAGAGACGGTGGTCAGAAGATTCAGAAAGAAGCATCGTCCGTACTACAACCCAGACGTACAGAGATCAGGAATTATAAATAGAACG GTCTGTAGGTCAATAACTGATGTGAATGATGTGACCAACATCACAAAGCACTCGTACTACGGGGGGTCAGGCGACTATGAGAATGTCAAGAAACACCGCAGGCACAGAGATGACTTTCATTACTTTAAAA ATATGTACGTCAGTCGGTCCTCCTTTCCATCTACTGATGGGTCCCTTGACAGTCCAGTTTTCTTAGAG GAATCGGGGAACACCACCCAAACCCATTTACCCATGAACACTACAGGCAAATACCTCACCCTCCCCGTCCAAAGCACAAGAAAATCCAGGACCTCATATTTAAGCATCTTGCCAGATTTTGAGTCCACTTTGGACCATGGAAAGATTCAGAGCAAAGAGAGTCTGAATGTGAAATCACCACAGTCTCCCTCCCTAGCCTGTGTGGATCAAGTCAGTGGGAGGAGGTCTGTGTACCAAGTCAGTGGGAGGAGGTCAGTGTACTTTCAGGACCAACTGATCCGCAAACGCCCGATGATTCAGGGCCAACTGACCCACAAACGTCCAGTGAGTCAGGACCAAATGACCCACAATCGTCCAGTGAGTCGGGACCAAATGACCCACAAACGTCCAGTGAGTCAGGACCAGATGACCCACAAACATCCAGTGATCCCAATAATTACAATCACTTCTGCATCTTTAAGGAGGAAGCAGAGACTGTCCACTGTCAGAAAGTCCGAAGATAGCAACTCTCCCCTGATGGACGTCAACACTGGTCAGCGATTTAGAGGTTCCTTCAAACCGCCCAATCATGTCAAGGCATGGCAGTCTGTAGATGATGCTTCTGATGAGTCCGACTGCTTCAGTGAACCTGTCATGAATAGTTCCCAAACGACGGAGTTCCATACTGCCAAAAGTTCCCAAGATCAGCATTTTGGGTTTTCTAGTGCATCCATTTTGCAATACAGAGAGTCAAGTGAAAACGAGCTCAAAAGTTCTGTTTCTAATGAGAGTACACCAAGATACCATCAGACAGGAAGCTCTGAGAGCAGTGCAGTAGATGCAGGAGCTCCTCGTCAGACAGAAGCATCCGCAGAGATTGAGTACATATCAGAAACGAAATATCCTGATTATGGTGTCAGAAAAAAATTCACTAAATTCTGTGAAAcctga
- the LOC125655703 gene encoding ragulator complex protein LAMTOR5-like — translation MERQLEKHLEETCRVPGISGALCADNNGLCLAARGCKPEFAGQVASIAQQAAQLYPNASTTPVISIESEGGSVLIKSEDDVTMAVFKTPL, via the exons ATGGAGAGACAGCTTGAAAAACATCTCGAAGAAAC ATGTCGTGTCCCTGGTATAAGTGGTGCCCTCTGTGCAGACAACAATGGCCTCTGTTTAGCAG CTCGAGGATGTAAACCTGAGTTTGCAGGGCAAGTAGCTAGTATTGCCCAACAAGCAGCTCAGCTTTATCCAAATGCTTCCACCACACCAGTCATCTCTATTGAGTCAGAAGGAGG gaGCGTTTTGATTAAATCTGAAGATGACGTCACCATGGCTGTGTTTAAAACTCCATTATAG